One genomic region from Sphingobacterium sp. UGAL515B_05 encodes:
- the rplA gene encoding 50S ribosomal protein L1: MARLTKNQKAALSKIEAGKAYSLKEASALVKEISLTKFDASVDIDVRLGVDPRKANQMVRGIATLPHGTGKTVRVLVLCTPDKEEEAKAAGADYVGLDDYISKIEGGWTDVDIIITMPSVMAKVGKLGRILGPRNLMPNPKTGTVTTEVGKAVTDVKGGKIDFKVDKTGIIHTSIGKASFDADKIYDNALEVLQTLARLKPSAAKGTYFKSIHISSTMSPGIHIETKSVAGI, encoded by the coding sequence GTGGCTAGATTAACAAAAAATCAAAAAGCGGCACTATCCAAAATTGAAGCTGGTAAAGCATACTCTTTGAAAGAAGCTTCGGCTTTAGTTAAAGAAATCTCATTGACCAAATTTGATGCTTCTGTGGATATCGACGTTCGTTTGGGCGTAGATCCTCGTAAAGCAAATCAAATGGTTCGTGGTATTGCAACATTACCTCACGGTACTGGTAAAACTGTTCGTGTTTTAGTTTTATGTACTCCTGATAAGGAAGAAGAAGCTAAAGCGGCAGGTGCAGACTACGTAGGTTTAGATGATTACATCAGCAAAATTGAAGGTGGTTGGACTGACGTTGATATCATTATTACTATGCCTAGTGTTATGGCTAAAGTTGGTAAATTGGGTCGTATTTTAGGTCCAAGAAACTTGATGCCTAACCCTAAAACTGGTACAGTTACAACAGAAGTTGGTAAAGCTGTAACAGATGTAAAAGGTGGTAAGATCGATTTCAAAGTTGACAAAACCGGTATCATCCATACTTCTATTGGTAAAGCGTCGTTCGATGCAGATAAGATATATGATAACGCACTAGAGGTATTACAAACTCTAGCTCGTTTGAAACCATCTGCAGCTAAAGGAACTTACTTTAAAAGTATTCACATTTCCTCAACTATGAGTCCTGGTATTCATATTGAGACTAAATCAGTAGCAGGTATTTAA
- the rplK gene encoding 50S ribosomal protein L11, producing the protein MAKEVSALVKLQVKGGAANPSPPVGPALGAKGVNIMDFCKQFNARTQDKPGQVLPVVITVYADKSFDFIIKTPPVAVQLKDAAKLKSGSGEPNRKKVAAITWEQVETIAKDKMPDLNAFTVEAAMKMVAGTARSMGITVSGNAPWNN; encoded by the coding sequence ATGGCAAAAGAAGTCAGTGCGTTAGTAAAATTACAAGTTAAGGGCGGAGCTGCGAATCCTTCACCTCCAGTAGGACCTGCATTAGGTGCTAAAGGTGTGAATATCATGGATTTCTGTAAGCAGTTTAACGCTCGTACGCAAGACAAACCAGGTCAAGTATTGCCTGTTGTCATTACAGTTTACGCTGATAAATCATTTGATTTTATCATCAAGACTCCACCGGTAGCAGTTCAGTTGAAAGACGCTGCTAAATTAAAAAGTGGGTCTGGCGAGCCTAACCGTAAAAAAGTTGCGGCTATCACTTGGGAACAAGTTGAGACAATCGCTAAAGATAAAATGCCTGATTTAAATGCATTTACTGTAGAGGCTGCTATGAAAATGGTGGCTGGTACAGCACGTAGTATGGGTATTACTGTATCAGGTAATGCTCCTTGGAACAATTAA
- a CDS encoding type II CAAX prenyl endopeptidase Rce1 family protein, with protein sequence MRDIFKIIEIPRSRNLYFLFIFFLIEGITNWVAYYIFGCLSLGFADIEEYQQQGLGFAFVSLVVIAPILETLLVQVLVLELLHKLKISASMSVLIAAIIFGVFRCYNIWYFLATIISVFVFAYYYMALRSQGKWNKILLVIALHALANVLSFLSAYI encoded by the coding sequence ATGAGAGATATTTTTAAAATAATAGAAATACCGAGAAGTAGGAACTTATATTTTCTGTTTATATTCTTTTTGATCGAAGGAATAACAAATTGGGTCGCATATTATATTTTTGGTTGTCTATCTCTAGGTTTTGCTGATATTGAAGAATATCAGCAACAGGGACTGGGATTTGCTTTTGTGTCATTGGTAGTGATAGCGCCAATTTTGGAAACGCTATTGGTCCAAGTGCTAGTTTTAGAGCTGCTGCACAAGCTGAAGATTTCAGCTTCAATGAGCGTCTTGATTGCTGCTATCATTTTTGGCGTATTTCGTTGTTATAATATTTGGTATTTCCTAGCAACTATTATCTCAGTATTTGTATTTGCCTATTATTATATGGCTTTGAGGTCGCAAGGTAAATGGAACAAAATTCTATTGGTAATTGCATTACACGCCTTAGCAAATGTGCTGTCCTTTTTGAGTGCCTACATCTAA
- a CDS encoding TraB/GumN family protein, with product MKKHFILLLLFFIITFSGFAQGNSMLWKISGNGLKQDSYLFGTIHMLCPDDFEIKQKCLDALNSSQKVVFEVDLSKPENMEVLQAFAVPDPSFIKNFTDSEVRKMDSVLLAQQLSIKLLDHVSPVTMASLFSMKGFNCPDPTKLKSYEIELSALASAQGKTIGELETADYQFGLLKDLITPKLFMDWVLQLDKYPALTAKMVNAYKNENLKELTALIEDPTWMSVEQKEKLLTGRNINWTTIIPNLIKDQGCFIAVGAGHLSGEKGLISLLRAKGYSLTAID from the coding sequence ATGAAAAAACATTTTATTCTTCTATTACTCTTTTTTATAATCACTTTTAGTGGTTTTGCGCAGGGGAATTCGATGCTGTGGAAAATCTCGGGAAATGGACTTAAACAAGATTCCTATTTGTTTGGTACGATCCACATGTTGTGTCCTGACGATTTTGAGATCAAACAAAAATGTCTGGACGCGCTTAATTCGAGCCAGAAAGTCGTATTTGAAGTGGATCTGTCAAAACCTGAAAATATGGAGGTCCTACAGGCATTTGCCGTACCTGACCCTAGTTTTATTAAAAACTTTACCGATAGCGAAGTGCGTAAAATGGATAGCGTCTTGTTGGCACAGCAGCTTTCAATTAAATTATTGGATCATGTTTCACCGGTAACAATGGCTTCCTTATTTTCAATGAAAGGCTTTAATTGTCCTGATCCAACAAAGTTGAAATCATATGAAATTGAACTATCGGCTCTGGCCTCCGCTCAGGGTAAAACAATTGGCGAACTTGAAACAGCTGATTATCAATTCGGGTTATTGAAAGACTTGATTACGCCAAAGTTATTTATGGACTGGGTATTGCAGTTGGATAAATATCCCGCTCTAACGGCCAAAATGGTCAATGCCTATAAAAATGAAAACCTCAAAGAATTAACTGCATTGATTGAGGATCCTACATGGATGTCTGTCGAACAGAAAGAAAAGCTCTTGACAGGGCGGAATATAAACTGGACAACGATTATTCCGAATTTGATCAAAGACCAGGGTTGCTTTATTGCTGTGGGAGCTGGACACCTGTCTGGTGAAAAGGGCTTGATCTCGTTACTTAGAGCAAAAGGTTATAGCTTGACGGCAATTGATTAG
- a CDS encoding CPBP family intramembrane glutamic endopeptidase gives MKQKIELLIFGTLQSSIILIVFFLLFGLDIASNTITMSDQFNIFLICICTAFFEEIVFRYYLIRGLRRFFDKKKSVLISAVLFAACHLGNSHFTTTAFVSHFLGGIIYAYAYIHTKSIYYPVGLHFGWNYIQWLFSLPMSGTTKSGLYSLILPTNDYWLGGNYGIEGGFASLLIRSILFGVILFTVSRYERNAHVRYGSK, from the coding sequence TTGAAACAGAAAATAGAACTTTTAATATTTGGTACTTTACAATCAAGTATTATTTTGATTGTGTTTTTTCTATTGTTTGGCTTGGATATAGCCTCCAATACTATTACCATGTCTGATCAATTTAATATTTTTTTAATTTGTATCTGTACAGCTTTTTTTGAAGAGATTGTCTTTCGGTATTATTTGATTCGCGGGTTGCGTAGATTTTTTGATAAGAAAAAATCAGTACTAATTTCAGCTGTCTTATTTGCTGCATGTCATCTAGGAAATTCTCATTTTACGACCACAGCATTTGTTTCCCATTTTCTAGGTGGTATAATTTATGCATATGCTTATATTCATACAAAATCTATATATTATCCTGTTGGATTACACTTTGGTTGGAATTATATTCAATGGTTATTTTCACTTCCAATGAGTGGAACAACAAAAAGTGGTTTGTATAGTCTTATTTTGCCAACCAATGATTATTGGTTGGGAGGAAATTATGGGATAGAAGGAGGGTTTGCAAGTCTTCTGATTAGGAGTATCTTGTTTGGCGTTATCTTATTTACAGTTTCCAGATATGAAAGAAATGCACACGTGCGTTATGGTTCAAAATAA
- a CDS encoding TolC family protein: protein MMKNYQRCRIKCWFIYLAVLLSTNVLAQRAWTLRDCIDYAVTHNLPIKQQDIKAEIKVLDQQMALRERLPSVNGYANGYTTFGSSQDVFGTIRRNDNLNSNMGINAELTLYQYNYFRNQAKKAASEAEQERVEKEILKRNLTVQLMEAYLQTLLAQALLVSQDSAMQFSQQLLDKAEKSTAVGATAVSVVAEAKANLAREKQQYQQYHKDRRQSLLKLAQLMNYPDYSNLELAVPVVENDLLQGHAFSDSSSLREEAFVHNPVFAKLRSQAVGLEVESKLVKAALFPTVKGSAGLGSTYFNAFKADNTRSFFVQSKDNFAQQLAVTVSVPIFNKSKTKRQLKQIDLNQQNIQLAIDNEKFAQQQILDRLLLELEENRKQYGIAVEASTATAQSLGYTLRSFEAGKASIYDVNTSKSNLIKAESETIRSKYTVVFNQLMLRYQIYGSIN, encoded by the coding sequence ATGATGAAAAATTATCAAAGATGTAGGATAAAGTGCTGGTTTATTTATTTAGCGGTACTGTTATCTACGAATGTACTGGCGCAACGAGCCTGGACTTTACGGGATTGTATTGATTATGCAGTGACTCATAATCTACCGATAAAACAGCAGGATATCAAGGCTGAGATAAAAGTGCTGGATCAGCAAATGGCATTGCGGGAACGCTTGCCAAGTGTGAATGGCTATGCAAATGGGTATACCACTTTTGGATCATCACAGGATGTGTTTGGTACGATTCGGCGCAATGACAATCTGAATAGCAACATGGGGATCAATGCGGAACTGACCCTATATCAATATAACTATTTTCGAAACCAAGCCAAGAAAGCGGCTTCTGAAGCGGAACAGGAACGTGTCGAAAAGGAGATATTGAAAAGGAATCTTACTGTTCAGCTGATGGAAGCCTATCTGCAGACATTGCTGGCTCAGGCACTATTGGTCTCACAGGATTCGGCCATGCAATTTTCACAGCAGTTACTGGATAAAGCCGAGAAAAGTACGGCGGTAGGGGCAACAGCTGTGTCGGTAGTTGCCGAAGCAAAAGCCAATCTGGCGCGAGAGAAACAGCAATACCAACAGTATCACAAAGATCGGCGACAGTCCTTGCTTAAGTTAGCCCAGCTGATGAACTATCCGGACTATAGTAACTTAGAACTGGCTGTCCCAGTAGTGGAGAATGATCTCCTGCAAGGGCATGCTTTTTCGGATTCATCAAGCCTGCGGGAAGAAGCTTTTGTGCATAATCCGGTATTTGCTAAGCTTCGAAGTCAAGCTGTTGGACTTGAGGTCGAGTCCAAGTTGGTTAAAGCAGCGTTATTTCCGACGGTAAAAGGATCCGCTGGTTTGGGGAGCACCTATTTCAATGCTTTTAAAGCGGACAATACGCGATCTTTTTTTGTACAGAGTAAAGACAACTTTGCCCAGCAGCTCGCTGTGACGGTTTCGGTGCCCATCTTCAACAAAAGCAAGACTAAACGTCAGTTGAAGCAGATCGACTTGAACCAGCAAAATATACAATTGGCGATTGATAATGAAAAGTTTGCTCAGCAGCAGATCTTAGATAGGCTATTGCTTGAACTGGAGGAGAACAGAAAGCAATATGGTATTGCGGTAGAAGCGAGCACGGCAACAGCGCAATCTCTAGGTTACACCCTGCGGAGTTTTGAAGCGGGCAAGGCATCGATCTATGATGTCAATACGAGTAAAAGTAATTTGATTAAAGCGGAGTCGGAAACGATCCGCAGCAAATATACTGTAGTGTTCAATCAGCTCATGCTGCGCTATCAGATTTATGGATCGATAAATTAA
- a CDS encoding peptidase domain-containing ABC transporter, which translates to MKKSPVCIKQHDIRDCGAACLASIAGYYGTHIPIAKIRQFCHTDTRGTNVLGMVQGLQQMGFNAKGVKGAIDAIPQIPLPAIAHVVLKEQLQHYVVIYQVEKDKITVMDPGFGKVEKYNFEAFQKIWTGVLILMEPNEYFEQKNEKIAVYKRFWNLIRPHRSVIVQALVGAAVYTLLGLSTSFYIEKITDYVLVDGNVRLLNLLSIGMLVILIFQLLIGTLKSVMVLQTGQRIDKYLILGYYKHLLSLPQRFFDTMKVGEIISRVNDAVKIRAFINDIAIQAVVNLLIVIFSFALMFTYFWKLALIILLVIPFYLGVYWLSNKLNKKVERRMMEEGAELESHLVESLNSVKTIKQFGIETYFNSGTDNRFSHLLKTIYASVMNGLFSSTSGELLSRLFTIILLWAGSYYVIERTITPGELLSFYALIGYFTGPVTQLIGMNKTLQNALIAADRLFEIMDLEREESEEKLQLTSDLVGDIVFDNIRFSYGSRVEVFRNFSCRIQQGKMTAVIGESGSGKTTLGALIQQLYRLQEGKISIGQYDLNYISKSSLRERIAIVPQQIDLFSGNVVSNIAVGEDVPNFQRLLQVVNELDMMSFIEKLPAGFETQLGENGSMLSGGQRQRIAIARALYRNPDILILDEATSALDTSTEQVIQRAFRRFKDSGKTMIVIAHRLSTIAEADTIMVLKDGVLIEQGEHEELLTQESAYKDMWKKQSIVLN; encoded by the coding sequence ATGAAAAAATCTCCTGTTTGCATTAAGCAGCACGATATCCGTGACTGTGGGGCGGCCTGTCTGGCATCTATTGCGGGCTATTATGGTACACATATTCCTATTGCCAAGATCAGACAATTCTGTCACACCGATACGCGTGGTACCAATGTATTAGGTATGGTTCAAGGACTGCAACAAATGGGTTTTAATGCCAAAGGTGTCAAGGGCGCTATAGATGCCATTCCGCAGATACCTTTACCAGCAATTGCCCATGTTGTGCTCAAAGAGCAGCTCCAACACTATGTGGTAATCTATCAGGTGGAAAAGGATAAAATCACGGTGATGGATCCTGGCTTCGGAAAAGTGGAAAAATATAACTTTGAGGCCTTTCAGAAGATTTGGACTGGGGTGTTGATCTTAATGGAACCCAATGAATATTTTGAACAGAAAAATGAGAAGATCGCTGTTTACAAGCGATTCTGGAATCTGATCCGGCCCCATCGCTCGGTGATCGTTCAGGCATTGGTGGGAGCTGCTGTGTATACGCTACTGGGGCTTTCAACATCGTTTTACATTGAGAAAATTACCGATTATGTACTGGTCGATGGCAATGTGCGCTTATTGAACCTTCTTTCGATCGGTATGTTGGTCATTCTGATTTTTCAGTTGCTCATTGGTACATTGAAAAGTGTCATGGTCTTGCAAACGGGGCAAAGGATTGATAAATATCTGATTTTAGGTTATTATAAACATTTGCTGAGTCTCCCGCAACGCTTCTTTGATACAATGAAAGTGGGCGAGATTATATCGCGGGTTAACGATGCAGTCAAAATTCGTGCTTTTATTAATGATATAGCTATACAGGCTGTCGTCAATTTGCTGATTGTGATCTTTTCCTTCGCGCTTATGTTTACCTATTTCTGGAAACTGGCCTTGATCATACTGCTCGTTATCCCTTTTTATCTAGGGGTCTATTGGCTTTCCAATAAACTGAACAAAAAAGTAGAGCGCCGGATGATGGAAGAAGGGGCCGAACTGGAATCTCATCTGGTCGAATCGCTCAATTCGGTCAAGACCATCAAGCAGTTTGGGATTGAAACTTATTTTAATAGCGGTACAGACAATCGGTTTTCGCATTTATTGAAAACCATTTATGCTTCGGTGATGAATGGCTTGTTTTCCAGCACCTCTGGCGAGTTATTGTCGCGGTTATTTACCATTATCCTCTTATGGGCCGGTTCATACTATGTGATCGAACGTACGATCACGCCGGGAGAACTACTCTCATTTTACGCCTTGATCGGTTATTTTACTGGGCCGGTGACACAATTGATCGGCATGAATAAGACACTGCAAAATGCATTGATTGCAGCAGATCGCTTGTTTGAAATTATGGATCTGGAGCGTGAAGAATCAGAAGAGAAATTACAGCTTACTTCGGATCTGGTTGGGGATATCGTCTTTGATAATATACGTTTTTCTTACGGATCACGGGTAGAGGTATTCCGAAATTTTAGTTGCCGGATACAACAAGGCAAGATGACGGCCGTGATCGGGGAGAGTGGAAGCGGGAAGACTACGCTAGGAGCGCTTATTCAGCAGTTGTATCGACTACAGGAGGGCAAGATTTCTATCGGTCAATACGATTTGAACTATATTTCGAAGAGTTCCCTTCGGGAACGCATTGCCATTGTGCCCCAGCAGATTGATCTTTTTTCGGGTAACGTCGTTAGTAATATTGCCGTCGGAGAGGATGTTCCCAATTTTCAGCGGCTGTTGCAGGTAGTCAATGAATTGGACATGATGTCTTTTATTGAAAAGCTTCCAGCTGGTTTTGAAACCCAGCTTGGTGAAAATGGATCCATGCTATCCGGTGGACAGCGACAACGAATTGCCATTGCACGAGCATTATACCGCAATCCGGATATTCTCATTTTAGACGAAGCGACTTCGGCTTTGGATACTTCAACAGAACAGGTAATCCAGCGAGCATTCCGTCGCTTTAAAGATTCGGGTAAGACAATGATTGTGATTGCACATCGGCTGAGTACGATCGCTGAGGCCGATACCATTATGGTGCTTAAAGATGGAGTACTTATCGAACAGGGCGAACATGAGGAATTATTAACCCAAGAGTCTGCTTATAAGGATATGTGGAAAAAGCAATCGATCGTGTTAAACTAA
- a CDS encoding HlyD family secretion protein, which translates to MKRTNIIYLLLIVAIIIGLILLPFIKVPISISAQGIVRPAMENTKMLSLVSGRIIDNRVVGNNQQVKQGDTLLIVVSEDLENKLSLNKGLTDDYARQIADLKLILDGRAKSLQGGQYQLEYLSMEQRMSEIQSQLTLARRELDRNNQLFSQGVVSQAELDKTQYAFEQLENQFLTIRKQQMAQWSAKLVELRQKSQSLSSEKKSILIDGQNYIVRAPITGTVVNFKGYQKGGQLVQGQDILEISPEDQLIAECLVPAKSIGYIKKDQSVKFQMDTYNYNQWGFLSGTVHDIDYNLVSDQQKGSYFRVRCHLDKNFLSLPNGNQAFVGKGNTFNARFYLLDRTLWQLLFDRADDLFNPNLGAKTSAL; encoded by the coding sequence ATGAAAAGAACAAATATCATATACTTACTGCTGATAGTGGCTATAATTATAGGGTTGATATTATTACCGTTTATCAAAGTGCCTATTTCAATTTCGGCACAGGGAATTGTCAGGCCTGCAATGGAGAACACAAAGATGCTATCCTTGGTCAGTGGCCGTATTATTGACAACCGTGTTGTGGGGAACAATCAGCAGGTAAAACAGGGGGATACACTACTGATCGTTGTTTCCGAAGATCTGGAAAATAAACTGTCCCTGAATAAGGGTTTAACAGATGACTATGCGAGACAAATCGCTGATCTAAAACTTATTCTTGATGGTAGGGCAAAAAGTCTGCAAGGTGGACAATATCAACTGGAATATCTGTCCATGGAACAACGTATGTCCGAAATACAGTCGCAGCTTACCTTAGCACGTCGTGAACTGGACCGAAATAATCAGCTATTCAGCCAAGGGGTGGTGTCCCAAGCGGAACTCGATAAAACACAATATGCTTTTGAGCAACTTGAAAATCAGTTTTTGACGATACGCAAGCAGCAGATGGCGCAATGGAGCGCTAAGTTGGTCGAACTGCGACAGAAATCTCAATCATTGTCCTCCGAGAAGAAGTCAATCTTGATTGATGGTCAAAACTATATTGTTCGTGCGCCTATAACTGGGACGGTGGTCAATTTTAAAGGGTATCAAAAAGGGGGACAGCTCGTACAAGGACAGGATATTCTGGAAATTTCACCGGAGGATCAGCTTATAGCCGAATGTTTGGTGCCAGCCAAATCCATCGGCTATATCAAAAAGGATCAATCGGTCAAATTCCAGATGGATACGTATAATTATAACCAATGGGGATTTCTTTCTGGGACAGTGCATGATATTGACTACAATCTGGTAAGCGACCAACAAAAAGGATCTTATTTTAGGGTCAGATGTCACCTCGATAAAAACTTTCTGAGTCTTCCCAATGGGAATCAGGCCTTTGTAGGAAAGGGAAATACATTCAACGCGCGGTTTTACCTCTTAGACCGTACGTTATGGCAGCTCCTGTTCGATCGGGCCGACGATCTGTTCAATCCAAATCTTGGCGCTAAGACGAGCGCATTATAA
- a CDS encoding rhomboid family intramembrane serine protease translates to MKFFDIFPTFAEAPYSYIVVPIILICSIIGFYNKSFFHALILHPYEIARGKRIHTLLTSALIHRNWIHLLFNCIVIFGLGYDTFGNLKQESGITITSLVTPLLFIMMIILPNLFQYLQEKGNFIHTSIGASNLTFGLFGFSFLYFPLQPTHSFIIPFINNSAQYWLAVLLLLFFLLKIPKSKINKRLHLLAYLTGSLLAIIVRPQSFLEIQTVFKIFL, encoded by the coding sequence ATGAAATTTTTCGACATATTCCCAACTTTCGCCGAAGCCCCCTATTCCTATATTGTCGTACCGATTATATTGATATGCAGCATAATTGGATTTTATAACAAATCGTTTTTCCACGCGCTGATCCTGCACCCCTACGAAATAGCAAGAGGTAAGCGTATTCATACTTTGCTTACCTCTGCATTAATTCACCGGAATTGGATTCATTTGCTGTTTAATTGTATTGTGATTTTTGGATTGGGATATGATACATTTGGTAATTTAAAGCAAGAATCTGGGATTACCATCACATCGCTAGTCACCCCATTGCTATTTATCATGATGATTATACTTCCAAATTTATTCCAATATCTACAAGAAAAAGGCAATTTCATCCACACGTCTATCGGCGCATCTAACCTCACATTTGGCTTATTTGGATTCAGTTTTTTGTATTTTCCTTTACAACCAACACATAGTTTCATTATTCCTTTTATTAACAATAGTGCTCAGTACTGGCTGGCTGTTTTGCTTTTATTATTTTTTTTATTAAAAATTCCTAAAAGTAAAATCAACAAAAGATTACACCTTTTAGCCTATCTGACCGGATCACTTTTAGCAATAATCGTTCGGCCTCAATCCTTTCTTGAAATTCAAACTGTTTTCAAAATTTTCCTTTAA
- a CDS encoding helix-turn-helix domain-containing protein, with the protein MAREEIGTIIRQKRESLKISQEAVAFVLEISQAAYSKIERNETKLKVEQVYKIAEYFGITIYELLPPALASDITGENIFGLIYHYSKLLAKKIIALFQGKRSQGEV; encoded by the coding sequence ATGGCAAGAGAGGAAATCGGAACAATTATTAGACAGAAAAGAGAAAGTCTCAAGATATCGCAAGAAGCCGTTGCATTCGTTTTGGAGATATCACAGGCTGCCTATTCAAAAATAGAACGCAATGAGACGAAGCTAAAGGTAGAGCAGGTTTACAAGATTGCCGAATATTTTGGTATTACCATCTATGAGCTTTTACCACCTGCTTTAGCCAGTGACATAACAGGAGAAAATATCTTTGGCCTAATCTATCATTATAGCAAACTTCTTGCAAAGAAAATAATTGCCTTATTTCAAGGGAAACGATCTCAAGGTGAAGTCTAA
- a CDS encoding S41 family peptidase — MKRPTIYLFVLVYVLTLLSCANVEKYNRFIETPLAVEAMQQDINYVEHNLWKMHPDLFLYVREDQLKVKFDSLRRAIRQPLLPNQFQLALASVLAQVRQGHMTLSPLISKFDAKGKDKVRYQKSKGPFSQLGFHWQENTLYLSKNGTLDSSLLPGSKILAIEGIQPQHLYTKYRPTFTSDGYNTTFIDQAFERLLPRYYQLELGYKDSISVLFSCADSTYQRTVVRRFDSVDTKAKSGVTTKAVKKVGQPDQKKSDLKKQRKIFGYNANLKRMSKQLSFPVKGDSSVALLKVVDFSYGRPKEAYRRIFDRLKLNSVQYLILDLRGNLGGRLSDVRELYSYLVEEDKFQFVQPAVITSKFNLPFYQVKGLPGWSYPILSPFIIPSAVVSWTKSFSKDGINYTHLTGSKVEKSKGSRYRGDLFVLIDGGTFSAASLIATNLKVGKRAVFVGEETGGAANGTVAGSLPVLKLPNSHLRWRFGLMDVKPYYQVSEEGRGVMPDVPVVRSVDDVVKGKDPVLDKVLKSIKK; from the coding sequence ATGAAAAGGCCAACTATTTATCTATTCGTATTGGTGTATGTGCTGACATTGCTGAGCTGTGCAAATGTCGAGAAGTACAATCGATTTATCGAAACTCCCCTGGCGGTGGAAGCTATGCAGCAAGATATCAACTATGTCGAGCATAACTTATGGAAAATGCATCCAGACCTGTTTCTGTATGTGCGGGAAGATCAGTTAAAGGTTAAGTTCGACAGCCTTCGTAGGGCGATCCGCCAACCCTTATTGCCCAATCAGTTTCAGCTGGCATTAGCATCTGTACTGGCCCAGGTTCGGCAGGGGCATATGACGCTGAGTCCTCTTATTTCCAAATTTGATGCAAAAGGTAAGGATAAAGTCCGTTATCAAAAAAGTAAGGGGCCCTTTTCACAACTGGGCTTTCATTGGCAAGAAAACACACTCTATCTCTCAAAAAATGGGACGTTAGATTCAAGCTTGCTCCCAGGCTCTAAAATTCTTGCCATTGAGGGGATACAACCACAACATTTATATACAAAATATCGTCCAACCTTTACGTCGGATGGCTATAATACGACATTTATAGATCAGGCTTTTGAGCGTTTATTACCGCGGTATTACCAATTGGAACTGGGGTATAAAGATTCTATTTCGGTTTTGTTTTCTTGCGCCGATAGTACATATCAGCGGACTGTGGTCAGAAGGTTTGACAGTGTCGATACAAAGGCTAAATCGGGGGTAACGACCAAGGCTGTGAAAAAAGTAGGCCAACCTGATCAGAAGAAAAGTGATCTAAAAAAGCAGCGTAAAATCTTTGGGTATAATGCCAATCTAAAAAGGATGAGTAAACAGCTCTCTTTTCCTGTCAAAGGCGATAGCAGCGTTGCTTTACTGAAGGTGGTTGATTTTTCGTACGGGCGTCCAAAAGAAGCCTATAGAAGGATTTTTGATCGGCTTAAGCTTAATTCGGTCCAATACCTGATCTTGGATCTTCGTGGCAATTTGGGCGGACGTTTGTCCGATGTCCGTGAACTATACAGTTACTTAGTGGAAGAGGATAAATTCCAATTTGTTCAGCCAGCAGTTATCACCTCAAAATTCAACTTGCCGTTTTATCAGGTAAAAGGGTTGCCGGGCTGGTCTTATCCCATTTTATCACCATTTATTATACCAAGTGCTGTAGTATCCTGGACAAAGAGCTTTTCCAAAGATGGGATAAATTATACCCATCTTACAGGAAGTAAAGTCGAAAAATCAAAAGGCAGTCGCTATCGCGGTGATTTATTTGTACTGATTGATGGCGGGACTTTTTCTGCAGCGAGTTTAATTGCTACAAATCTAAAAGTTGGGAAGCGGGCTGTTTTTGTGGGGGAGGAAACTGGTGGGGCTGCCAATGGAACAGTTGCCGGATCTCTTCCTGTGCTGAAACTTCCAAACTCCCATCTGCGTTGGCGTTTTGGCTTAATGGATGTCAAACCTTATTATCAAGTATCAGAAGAGGGAAGGGGTGTCATGCCGGATGTTCCTGTCGTACGGAGTGTTGATGATGTTGTCAAGGGGAAAGATCCAGTATTGGATAAGGTGTTGAAGTCTATTAAAAAATAA